A DNA window from Halomicrobium mukohataei DSM 12286 contains the following coding sequences:
- a CDS encoding flagellin, whose amino-acid sequence MAGVSASHLIIFIASMMVAASVVGVFTDSVGQLSDAISEQGVDVSSDVRSDIEIISDSGSDAIYDADGNQNITLHVKNTGTLQLPARADRLDIFVDGAYQTDVEVTLVGGAEVWGAGDVVRLDISEPLDPGDHRVKIVVNGDEEVFEFRT is encoded by the coding sequence ATGGCAGGCGTCTCCGCGTCTCACCTGATCATCTTCATCGCGAGCATGATGGTCGCCGCCAGCGTCGTCGGGGTGTTCACCGACAGCGTCGGCCAGCTCAGCGACGCCATCAGCGAGCAAGGCGTCGACGTGAGCTCAGACGTTCGCAGTGACATCGAGATCATCTCTGACAGCGGTAGCGACGCGATCTACGACGCCGACGGCAACCAGAACATCACGCTCCACGTCAAGAACACCGGAACGTTACAGCTGCCGGCCAGGGCCGACCGGCTCGACATCTTCGTCGACGGTGCCTACCAGACGGACGTAGAAGTGACTCTGGTGGGCGGAGCCGAGGTCTGGGGCGCTGGTGACGTGGTCCGACTGGACATCTCGGAACCGCTCGATCCCGGTGACCACCGGGTGAAGATCGTCGTCAACGGCGACGAGGAGGTGTTCGAATTCCGAACATGA
- a CDS encoding flagellin — MGFSVSGSAAIVFAGMFIAFGMFHTATTNGFERVSEAQEDRTDRTLAQQNTAIDVTSATWNTTSRTLTVAVNNTGSESLAVSDVDLLADNSYQSGYDTSVGGDDDTDLWLPQEQLTITVTALDDDPGRVKVVSGTGVADTATTTEVV; from the coding sequence ATGGGCTTCAGCGTTAGTGGCTCGGCGGCGATCGTCTTCGCCGGGATGTTCATCGCCTTCGGCATGTTCCATACGGCGACGACCAACGGCTTCGAGCGCGTCTCCGAGGCCCAGGAGGATCGGACCGACCGAACCCTGGCCCAGCAGAACACGGCCATCGACGTGACGAGCGCGACCTGGAACACCACCAGCCGGACGCTGACGGTCGCGGTCAACAACACCGGTTCCGAGTCGCTGGCGGTCAGCGACGTGGATCTACTGGCCGACAACAGCTACCAGTCGGGGTACGACACGTCGGTCGGTGGCGACGATGACACCGATCTGTGGCTCCCACAGGAGCAGCTGACGATCACCGTGACGGCGCTCGACGACGATCCGGGGCGCGTCAAGGTCGTCTCCGGCACCGGCGTCGCCGACACGGCGACGACGACGGAGGTGGTCTGA
- a CDS encoding FlaD/FlaE family flagellar protein: MSSIALFPTLQVAIPEGSIFAPALVVLLTGGLVGMSIKNMFDSILSDDEESDDAGGDDGDELADGGGLMADDGGDDEFGDLGGMGGDDMDGFGGDEFGDMDDAGQDTDELEHRLDELENEVGSLSSTVNTVRTENEQISESVEEVEENVRKLLDIYEMVTRGVNPFADDIDAGMGGGGGMGGGGGFGLFDDDDDETEEDIDEDIANADAEGFFDEDLVEDDGDDLGGGGDSVDDVFADDGSDDGGFEDDGGSFEDDFDDFDEGGDDLGDFDEEDDDMSMDMDDGGDGDGEGGKSFQELKDEYDSGDAEWAEEDSPGGDMALDEDDGDDEMALEDDELSSGIEEDGDDLDGLADDDLFDDVIEDDDEDLTAEADASEPEPEPEPEPEPEPELEPEPEPEPEPEPEPEPTTTAEPEPEPEPTTTAEPEPEPELEQTPNASADDGGKPYLSELPGGFASDLIVVEWLEYLLEQASYREAARAIDYYERIDWIDEAVADDLHEVLRGFEESGGKGGLTIDHHTRSLHYISQLDEDSGADAVALSKLVRGGGSDGLQR; the protein is encoded by the coding sequence ATGAGTAGCATTGCGCTCTTCCCGACGCTTCAGGTGGCGATCCCGGAGGGATCGATCTTCGCGCCCGCTCTCGTCGTTCTCCTCACTGGCGGGCTCGTCGGGATGAGCATCAAGAACATGTTCGACTCCATTCTCTCGGACGACGAGGAGTCGGACGACGCGGGTGGTGACGACGGCGACGAACTCGCCGACGGCGGGGGGCTCATGGCCGACGACGGCGGTGACGACGAGTTCGGCGATCTCGGCGGCATGGGTGGCGACGACATGGACGGGTTCGGTGGCGACGAGTTCGGCGACATGGACGACGCCGGCCAGGACACCGACGAACTCGAACACCGCCTCGACGAGCTCGAAAACGAGGTCGGATCGCTGTCGTCGACGGTCAACACGGTCCGGACCGAAAACGAGCAGATCAGCGAGTCCGTCGAAGAAGTCGAAGAGAACGTCCGCAAGCTGCTTGACATCTACGAGATGGTCACCCGTGGCGTCAACCCCTTCGCGGACGACATCGACGCCGGTATGGGCGGCGGTGGCGGCATGGGTGGCGGCGGCGGTTTCGGCCTCTTCGACGACGATGACGACGAGACAGAGGAGGACATCGACGAAGACATCGCCAACGCCGACGCCGAGGGGTTCTTCGACGAGGATCTGGTCGAGGACGACGGCGACGATCTGGGCGGCGGCGGTGACAGCGTCGACGACGTGTTTGCAGACGACGGTAGCGACGACGGCGGTTTCGAGGACGACGGCGGCAGTTTCGAAGACGACTTCGACGACTTCGACGAGGGGGGCGACGACCTCGGCGACTTCGACGAGGAGGACGACGACATGAGCATGGACATGGACGACGGTGGCGACGGCGACGGGGAGGGCGGAAAATCGTTTCAGGAACTCAAAGACGAGTACGACTCCGGCGACGCCGAGTGGGCAGAAGAGGACAGTCCCGGCGGCGACATGGCGCTCGACGAGGACGACGGGGACGACGAGATGGCCCTCGAAGACGACGAACTCTCCTCGGGCATCGAGGAGGACGGCGACGACCTCGACGGTCTCGCGGACGACGATCTGTTCGACGACGTCATCGAGGACGACGACGAGGACCTCACGGCCGAAGCGGACGCGAGCGAACCGGAGCCAGAGCCCGAGCCGGAACCGGAACCGGAGCCAGAGCTGGAACCGGAGCCAGAGCCCGAGCCGGAACCGGAGCCAGAGCCGGAGCCGACGACCACTGCGGAACCGGAGCCGGAACCAGAGCCGACGACCACTGCGGAACCGGAGCCGGAACCCGAGCTAGAGCAGACGCCGAACGCGTCGGCGGATGACGGGGGCAAGCCGTACCTCTCGGAGCTTCCCGGCGGCTTCGCAAGCGACCTGATCGTCGTCGAGTGGCTCGAATACCTCCTCGAACAGGCAAGCTACCGGGAAGCCGCACGCGCCATCGACTACTACGAGCGGATCGACTGGATCGACGAGGCCGTCGCCGACGACCTCCACGAGGTCCTCCGTGGCTTCGAGGAGTCCGGCGGCAAGGGCGGGCTGACGATCGACCACCACACGCGGAGTCTCCACTACATCAGTCAGCTCGACGAGGACAGCGGGGCCGACGCAGTGGCCCTGTCGAAGCTGGTTCGCGGAGGTGGTTCCGATGGGCTTCAGCGTTAG
- a CDS encoding chemotaxis protein CheD yields the protein MKVYDGSQTEQESVGQPERKKVGIAEYAVTTDEAVLTTSGLGSCIGVALYDPDSNTAGLVHVMLPRHDEGEGARAKFADTGVEVLLEEMERAGAQRRSMEAKIAGGSDMLDFSENGSSIGSRNAAIVRETLAANDVPILGEDVGGDYGRSLRLKAATGDLIVKSASQGTATL from the coding sequence ATGAAAGTGTACGACGGGAGCCAGACGGAACAGGAGTCGGTCGGGCAGCCCGAGCGCAAGAAGGTCGGTATCGCCGAGTACGCGGTGACGACGGACGAGGCGGTGCTGACCACCAGCGGGCTGGGATCCTGTATCGGGGTCGCACTGTACGACCCGGACTCGAACACCGCGGGTCTCGTTCACGTTATGTTGCCACGACACGACGAGGGCGAGGGCGCTCGCGCGAAGTTCGCCGACACCGGTGTCGAGGTGTTACTCGAAGAGATGGAGCGGGCCGGCGCACAGCGTCGCTCCATGGAGGCGAAGATCGCGGGCGGGAGCGACATGCTCGACTTCTCGGAGAACGGCTCCAGCATCGGCTCTCGCAACGCCGCCATCGTCCGCGAGACGCTCGCGGCGAACGACGTCCCGATCCTCGGCGAGGACGTCGGCGGCGATTACGGCCGCTCGCTTCGTCTCAAAGCCGCGACTGGCGATCTGATCGTCAAGAGCGCGAGTCAGGGCACCGCGACGCTGTAG
- a CDS encoding chemotaxis protein CheC — protein sequence MKVDIQSLGTFNQLAHEGAEQATQSLAQMTGIDAVVDVTKITLLNRDDVGEELAGQDFVGVQFDFEGALDGDTVLVFESDSVGPITEALVPGGADGEMAQSSVEEIGNIMMSGFIDGWADYLGTTIEHSPPEYIEATGADVLPPAPTVADQPQVFVFKSQIEWVGESLNFYIYMLPEYDTLAELMTDHAEPGGDAIPIDKLSVFNEMTTSGTEQAAENVEMMTGIPTEAEVTQISFAPIEDVPKQIGDDTYVGTVVEFTGVPSGYLLVLFDEVSAQNVAEALMPTEPDGEGLTEQHKAAIEELGNIMTSGFVDGWANVLQTSVDHTPPQLVHDIGQAIVDPLAAQVGQHQEHSFIIESEMRTDEIEFSSEIHALPDEKELRQALEELEVDRADQTDADVEQIF from the coding sequence ATGAAAGTCGACATTCAGTCGCTCGGTACGTTCAACCAGCTCGCACACGAGGGTGCCGAACAGGCGACTCAGTCGCTGGCCCAGATGACCGGCATCGACGCCGTCGTCGACGTGACGAAGATCACGCTGTTGAACCGGGACGACGTTGGCGAAGAACTCGCCGGTCAGGACTTCGTCGGCGTGCAGTTCGACTTCGAGGGGGCACTCGACGGCGACACCGTGCTCGTCTTCGAGTCGGACTCGGTCGGTCCGATCACGGAGGCGCTGGTGCCCGGCGGTGCGGACGGCGAGATGGCACAGAGCAGCGTCGAGGAGATCGGCAACATCATGATGAGCGGCTTCATCGACGGGTGGGCCGACTACCTCGGGACGACGATCGAACACAGTCCCCCCGAGTACATCGAGGCGACCGGAGCCGACGTACTCCCGCCAGCGCCGACGGTGGCCGACCAGCCGCAGGTGTTCGTCTTCAAGTCCCAGATCGAGTGGGTCGGCGAGTCGCTCAACTTCTACATCTACATGCTCCCCGAGTACGACACGCTCGCGGAGCTGATGACCGACCACGCGGAGCCGGGCGGCGACGCCATCCCGATCGACAAGCTGAGCGTGTTCAACGAGATGACGACGAGCGGGACCGAACAGGCGGCCGAGAACGTCGAGATGATGACCGGCATCCCGACGGAGGCGGAAGTGACCCAGATCAGCTTCGCACCCATCGAAGACGTGCCCAAGCAGATCGGCGACGACACCTACGTCGGCACGGTCGTGGAGTTCACCGGCGTCCCCAGTGGCTACCTCCTCGTGTTGTTCGACGAGGTCTCGGCCCAGAACGTCGCCGAGGCGCTGATGCCGACCGAACCGGACGGCGAGGGACTCACCGAGCAACACAAGGCCGCGATCGAAGAACTGGGCAACATCATGACCAGTGGTTTCGTCGACGGCTGGGCGAACGTCCTCCAGACCTCGGTCGATCACACTCCGCCACAGCTCGTCCACGACATCGGGCAGGCGATCGTCGACCCGCTCGCGGCACAGGTCGGCCAGCACCAGGAACACTCGTTCATCATCGAGTCGGAGATGCGGACCGACGAGATCGAGTTCAGCAGCGAGATCCACGCCCTCCCCGACGAGAAAGAGCTCCGCCAGGCGCTCGAGGAACTCGAAGTGGACAGGGCCGACCAGACCGACGCCGACGTCGAACAGATATTCTGA
- the cheY gene encoding chemotaxis protein CheY yields MPDVLIADDSEFMRNLLREILEEDHNIVGEVENGVEAVEVYKEQTPDLVMMDIVMPIRDGIEATDEIKTSNPDANVIMCTSVGQEEKMKEAVKAGADGYITKPFQKPSVMEAIEDVVPS; encoded by the coding sequence ATGCCAGACGTACTGATCGCCGACGACTCGGAGTTTATGCGCAACCTCCTGCGCGAGATCCTCGAAGAGGATCACAACATCGTGGGGGAGGTCGAAAACGGCGTCGAAGCTGTCGAAGTGTACAAAGAACAGACACCGGATCTGGTGATGATGGACATCGTGATGCCGATCCGGGACGGGATCGAGGCGACCGACGAGATCAAGACTTCCAACCCCGACGCCAACGTCATCATGTGTACCAGCGTCGGACAGGAGGAGAAGATGAAAGAGGCCGTCAAAGCCGGTGCTGACGGATACATCACCAAGCCGTTCCAGAAACCCAGCGTGATGGAGGCTATCGAGGACGTCGTCCCCTCGTAA